The Nocardioides campestrisoli genome includes a window with the following:
- a CDS encoding ABC transporter permease: protein MLLLLAAVSMSVGVADASWEVVLVSRLPRTVSLVLAGAALAVCGLLMQLLVRNRFVEPSTVGTTEAAGLGLVAITLLAPGAPLMAKMGTAALFALVGTWLFLRVVRLMPVRETILVPLIGLMLGGVIGAFTTFLAFHNDLLQTLNSWMTGDFSGVLRGRYELLWLVAALVVVAFLAADRFTVAGMGETFSTNAGINHRAVLAIGLSIVSLVSAVVVVTVGVIPFLGLVVPNVVSAMVGDNARRGLPWVAVLGSGLVLACDILGRLIRYPYEIPVGTVMGVLGAAFFLFLLLRKAPRVD from the coding sequence GTGCTCCTGCTGCTCGCCGCGGTGAGCATGTCGGTGGGCGTCGCCGACGCCTCCTGGGAGGTCGTCCTGGTCTCCCGGCTGCCGCGGACCGTCTCCCTGGTGCTGGCCGGGGCCGCGCTCGCGGTCTGCGGGCTGCTCATGCAGCTGCTGGTGCGCAACCGGTTCGTCGAGCCCTCCACGGTCGGCACCACCGAGGCCGCCGGCCTGGGTCTGGTGGCGATCACGCTGCTGGCGCCGGGAGCCCCGCTGATGGCCAAGATGGGCACGGCCGCGCTCTTCGCGCTGGTCGGCACCTGGCTCTTCCTGCGGGTGGTGCGGCTGATGCCGGTGCGCGAGACGATCCTGGTGCCGCTGATCGGGCTGATGCTCGGCGGCGTGATCGGGGCGTTCACCACCTTCCTGGCCTTCCACAACGACCTGCTCCAGACCCTCAACAGCTGGATGACCGGCGACTTCTCCGGGGTGCTCCGGGGCCGCTACGAGCTCCTCTGGCTGGTCGCGGCGCTCGTCGTGGTCGCCTTCCTGGCCGCCGACCGGTTCACCGTCGCCGGGATGGGCGAGACCTTCTCCACCAACGCCGGGATCAACCACCGCGCCGTCCTGGCGATCGGGCTGAGCATCGTCTCCCTGGTCAGCGCAGTCGTCGTGGTCACGGTCGGGGTGATCCCCTTCCTCGGCCTGGTGGTGCCCAACGTGGTGAGCGCGATGGTCGGCGACAACGCCCGCCGCGGGCTGCCCTGGGTCGCCGTCCTGGGCTCCGGGCTGGTGCTCGCCTGCGACATCCTGGGCCGGCTGATCCGCTACCCCTACGAGATCCCGGTCGGGACCGTGATGGGCGTGCTGGGCGCCGCGTTCTTCCTGTTCCTGCTGCTGCGGAAGGCCCCTCGTGTCGACTGA
- the ppgK gene encoding polyphosphate--glucose phosphotransferase, translated as MDHPLGIDFGGTGIKGAPVDLAAGDFAQKKVKIDTPRPATPTAVAGVFRELVADFPRSAAAVGITVPGVMKRGVVHSAPNIDPAWIGTDADALFTEALGREVHLINDADAAGLAEVEYGAARGRRGLVIVTTLGTGIGSALVHDGVLVPNSELGHVQIDGRVAEQHAANSIRERDDLSWPEWAERLTVYYRTLERLFTPELFVVGGGVSQQSEEFLPLIEIETEIVPATLRNRAGIIGAALAASRAAS; from the coding sequence ATGGACCACCCCCTCGGCATCGACTTCGGCGGCACCGGCATCAAGGGCGCGCCCGTGGACCTGGCGGCGGGCGACTTCGCCCAGAAGAAGGTGAAGATCGACACCCCGCGCCCGGCCACCCCGACCGCGGTGGCCGGGGTCTTCCGCGAGCTCGTGGCCGACTTCCCGCGCTCCGCGGCGGCGGTCGGGATCACCGTGCCTGGCGTGATGAAGCGCGGGGTGGTGCACTCCGCGCCCAACATCGACCCGGCGTGGATCGGCACCGACGCCGACGCGCTCTTCACCGAGGCGCTCGGTCGCGAGGTGCACCTGATCAACGACGCGGACGCCGCCGGCCTGGCCGAGGTGGAGTACGGGGCCGCCCGCGGCCGCCGCGGCCTGGTCATCGTCACCACCCTGGGCACCGGCATCGGGTCGGCCCTGGTGCACGACGGCGTGCTGGTGCCCAACTCCGAGCTGGGCCACGTGCAGATCGACGGCCGGGTCGCCGAGCAGCACGCGGCCAACAGCATCCGCGAGCGCGACGACCTCTCCTGGCCGGAGTGGGCCGAGCGGCTGACCGTCTACTACCGGACCCTGGAGCGGCTCTTCACCCCCGAGCTGTTCGTGGTGGGCGGCGGGGTCAGCCAGCAGAGCGAGGAGTTCCTGCCGCTGATCGAGATCGAGACCGAGATCGTGCCGGCGACCCTGCGCAACCGCGCCGGGATCATCGGCGCGGCGCTGGCGGCCAGCCGGGCCGCCTCCTAG
- a CDS encoding ATP-binding cassette domain-containing protein: protein MIEARGLVQTFHTGQGKKKTEVRAVDGVDLDVAEGEVVGFLGPNGAGKTTTLRMLTTLLRPTAGSARVAGYDVVTQSEQVRRSIGYVSQVGSTFSGAQAGDEVVDHGMLYGMSRRDATARGQELFEQLDLPGLWKRRPRNMSGGQKRRLDIAMGLVHDPTLVFLDEPTTGLDPQARANLWEHIAGLRERRGATVFLTTHYLDEADALSDRIVIIDQGRIVASDTADNLKAQVAGDLVDLELAADEHVAVARDKLASVAASVQVDGRRVSGRVGRAGRAVPGLLRDLDGAGVLLDSIEVQRPTLDDVFLSLTGRSLRDAEARPQEPDGVGEPEPLETAPVVGAATSLQGADR from the coding sequence ATGATCGAGGCCCGGGGACTCGTGCAGACTTTTCACACCGGACAGGGGAAGAAGAAGACCGAGGTGCGCGCAGTCGACGGCGTCGACCTGGACGTCGCCGAGGGCGAGGTGGTCGGGTTCCTCGGCCCCAACGGCGCCGGCAAGACCACCACGCTGCGGATGCTCACCACGCTGCTGCGACCCACGGCCGGCTCGGCCCGGGTGGCGGGGTACGACGTGGTCACCCAGTCCGAGCAGGTGCGCCGCAGTATCGGCTACGTCTCCCAGGTCGGCTCCACCTTCTCCGGCGCGCAGGCCGGCGACGAGGTGGTCGACCACGGGATGCTCTACGGGATGTCGCGCCGGGACGCGACCGCCCGGGGCCAGGAGCTCTTCGAGCAGCTCGACCTGCCCGGCCTGTGGAAGCGCCGGCCGCGGAACATGTCCGGCGGGCAGAAGCGCCGGCTCGACATCGCCATGGGGCTGGTCCACGACCCGACCCTGGTCTTCCTGGACGAGCCCACCACCGGGCTCGACCCGCAGGCCCGGGCCAACCTGTGGGAGCACATCGCCGGCCTGCGCGAGCGGCGCGGGGCGACGGTCTTCCTCACCACCCACTACCTGGACGAGGCGGACGCCCTCTCGGACCGGATCGTGATCATCGACCAGGGGCGGATCGTGGCCAGCGACACCGCCGACAACCTCAAGGCCCAGGTCGCGGGCGACCTGGTCGACCTCGAGCTGGCCGCCGACGAGCACGTGGCCGTCGCGCGCGACAAGCTCGCCTCGGTCGCCGCGTCGGTCCAGGTGGACGGTCGCCGGGTGAGCGGCCGGGTGGGCCGCGCGGGGCGTGCGGTCCCCGGGCTGCTGCGCGACCTGGACGGAGCCGGCGTCCTGCTGGACTCGATCGAGGTGCAGCGGCCGACGCTGGACGACGTCTTCCTCAGCCTCACCGGGCGTTCGCTGCGCGACGCCGAGGCCCGTCCGCAGGAGCCGGACGGCGTCGGGGAGCCGGAGCCGCTCGAGACCGCCCCGGTCGTGGGGGCCGCCACCAGCCTGCAGGGAGCAGACCGATGA
- a CDS encoding maleylpyruvate isomerase N-terminal domain-containing protein, whose translation MSTHEGAREVLDWRDHLEGLRQAMLAFVRYGDRAGMRAPVPTAPDWTVRRLVAHQGMVHRWASAQLTRPPGGAPDDDGDEVARWEQEGIDAPDPLEWLRDGAIEVAAAVAAAGERDDEAARARIFLADAGRPRDFWARRQCHETTIHAVDALAACLGRAPTAAETWIEPAVALDGIDEMLAGYLPRPRTGLRPAEPVTVGVESLDLPGAWLVELGPGQPVTTRVPAGSAEVAGADVRVRGSAVAVYLTLWNRGTEAQPDPADWSWAPAAVTWG comes from the coding sequence ATGAGCACTCACGAGGGCGCCCGGGAGGTCCTGGACTGGCGGGACCACCTCGAGGGGCTGCGGCAGGCGATGCTCGCGTTCGTCCGGTACGGCGACCGCGCCGGGATGCGTGCCCCGGTGCCCACCGCTCCCGACTGGACGGTGCGCCGACTGGTGGCCCACCAGGGGATGGTGCACCGGTGGGCCTCGGCCCAGCTGACCCGGCCGCCGGGGGGTGCTCCGGACGACGACGGCGACGAGGTGGCCCGCTGGGAGCAGGAGGGCATCGACGCCCCGGACCCGCTGGAGTGGCTGCGCGACGGCGCGATCGAGGTGGCCGCCGCGGTCGCCGCTGCAGGGGAGCGCGACGACGAGGCGGCGCGGGCCCGGATCTTCCTCGCCGACGCCGGCCGGCCCCGCGACTTCTGGGCCCGCCGGCAGTGCCACGAGACCACCATCCACGCGGTCGACGCGCTGGCGGCCTGCCTGGGTCGCGCGCCCACCGCGGCCGAGACGTGGATCGAGCCGGCAGTGGCGCTCGACGGGATCGACGAGATGCTCGCCGGCTACCTCCCGCGGCCCCGGACCGGGCTGCGGCCGGCCGAGCCGGTGACCGTGGGGGTGGAGTCGCTCGACCTTCCCGGCGCCTGGCTGGTCGAGCTGGGGCCCGGGCAGCCGGTCACCACCCGGGTGCCGGCGGGGTCCGCCGAGGTCGCCGGTGCCGACGTCCGGGTGCGCGGGTCGGCGGTGGCGGTCTACCTCACCCTGTGGAACCGCGGCACCGAGGCGCAGCCGGACCCGGCCGACTGGTCCTGGGCGCCGGCCGCCGTCACCTGGGGCTAG
- a CDS encoding siderophore ABC transporter substrate-binding protein translates to MLLNHRRLATLATLPLLGLALTACGDDAEADDAAAAGETITVTDALGEEEVPLNPESVVVFDMGVLDTLDTLGVDAVTGVAKGGAIPSYLTKYESDEYVTVGDLFEPDLEAIPQTEPDLIIVGGRSAPMHDTLEDTFDGVPVLDLSVDSGDYLDSTRENVETLASIFEKTDEAADILAGYDERIAAVAEQADGAGKALVLLTSGGEVTAYSVNSRFGFLHDVFGVEAATGELGDEESRHGEAVSFEFVREANPDLLYVVDRDAAIGEEGKSAEEILDNQLVRATSAWKNDKVTYVDAEAWYIVTGGLTSLGTLIDDVEAGLS, encoded by the coding sequence ATGCTGCTGAACCACCGCCGCCTCGCCACCCTCGCGACCCTCCCGCTGCTGGGGCTGGCCCTCACCGCCTGCGGGGACGACGCGGAGGCGGACGACGCCGCCGCCGCGGGCGAGACCATCACCGTGACCGACGCGCTGGGCGAGGAGGAGGTGCCGCTGAACCCCGAGAGCGTCGTGGTCTTCGACATGGGCGTCCTCGACACCCTCGACACCCTGGGCGTCGACGCCGTCACCGGCGTGGCCAAGGGCGGCGCGATCCCGTCGTACCTGACGAAGTACGAGAGCGACGAGTACGTCACGGTCGGCGACCTGTTCGAGCCCGACCTCGAGGCGATCCCGCAGACCGAGCCCGACCTGATCATCGTCGGCGGCCGCTCGGCCCCCATGCACGACACGCTCGAGGACACCTTCGACGGCGTCCCGGTGCTCGACCTCTCCGTCGACTCCGGCGACTACCTGGACAGCACCCGGGAGAACGTCGAGACCCTGGCCAGCATCTTCGAGAAGACCGACGAGGCCGCCGACATCCTCGCGGGGTACGACGAGCGGATCGCCGCGGTGGCCGAGCAGGCCGACGGGGCCGGCAAGGCGCTGGTCCTGCTGACCAGCGGCGGCGAGGTCACCGCCTACAGCGTGAACTCGCGCTTCGGGTTCCTGCACGACGTCTTCGGCGTCGAGGCCGCCACCGGCGAGCTCGGCGACGAGGAGTCGCGTCACGGCGAGGCGGTCTCCTTCGAGTTCGTCCGCGAGGCGAACCCCGACCTGCTCTACGTGGTCGACCGCGACGCCGCGATCGGCGAGGAGGGCAAGTCGGCCGAGGAGATCCTCGACAACCAGCTGGTCCGCGCCACGTCGGCCTGGAAGAACGACAAGGTCACCTACGTCGACGCCGAGGCCTGGTACATCGTCACCGGCGGCCTGACCTCGCTCGGCACCCTGATCGACGACGTCGAGGCCGGCCTCTCCTGA
- a CDS encoding siderophore-interacting protein: protein MPPGPTSAAPDRPGRARPTRDRPAATRLLVTGTEDLTPTVRRVWFRSDDLSAFLGSDHTDRYVKLVLGESVRTYTALFPDVEAGTLAIDFVLHGDQGVAGPWAAAAQPGDELEARGPGGGYRPDPTADWHLLVGDESALPAITAALADLAERSPDAVVRVLLEVDGPDGEPALRGTAGTQVSFVHRGDGSLLDAVRRLEWLPGRVQAFVHGEAETVMRGLRPWLLGERGLTRDQVSISGYWRRGGSEEEFRVWKRDLAATEAPAEVPTG from the coding sequence GTGCCGCCTGGACCCACCTCTGCCGCCCCCGACCGACCCGGCAGAGCGCGACCGACCCGGGACCGGCCCGCCGCGACCCGGCTGCTGGTCACCGGGACCGAGGACCTCACCCCGACCGTGCGCCGGGTCTGGTTCCGCAGCGACGACCTGTCGGCGTTCCTCGGCAGCGACCACACCGACCGCTACGTCAAGCTCGTGCTGGGCGAGAGCGTGCGCACCTACACCGCGCTCTTCCCCGACGTCGAGGCCGGGACGCTGGCCATCGACTTCGTCCTGCACGGCGACCAGGGCGTCGCCGGTCCGTGGGCCGCGGCGGCGCAGCCGGGCGACGAGCTGGAGGCGCGTGGCCCGGGCGGCGGGTACCGCCCCGACCCGACGGCCGACTGGCACCTGCTGGTCGGCGACGAGTCGGCGCTGCCGGCGATCACCGCCGCGCTGGCCGACCTCGCCGAGCGGTCGCCGGACGCGGTCGTGCGGGTGCTGCTGGAGGTCGACGGCCCGGACGGCGAGCCGGCCCTGCGCGGGACGGCCGGGACGCAGGTGAGCTTCGTCCACCGTGGCGACGGCTCGTTGCTGGACGCCGTACGTCGGCTGGAGTGGCTGCCCGGCCGGGTCCAGGCGTTCGTGCACGGGGAGGCCGAGACGGTGATGCGCGGCCTGCGCCCGTGGCTGCTCGGCGAGCGCGGCCTGACCCGCGACCAGGTGTCGATCTCCGGCTACTGGCGACGCGGCGGCTCCGAGGAGGAGTTCCGGGTCTGGAAGCGAGACCTCGCCGCCACGGAGGCGCCCGCTGAGGTGCCCACTGGCTAG
- a CDS encoding PadR family transcriptional regulator translates to MAGHETRMLLLGAVSMFAPVNGYQIRRELLSWHVDEWAHVNPGSIYHGLATLTRQELLVRTDLLDGAREVAVYEITDAGRAELQRLQVEALERVDLHDRVAFQAAFGMLSNLGTATAVGALRTRAAGLEGQVEALAGDQHSPYAGPPHARRGLVLWRELAIAELLWLRGVLADLESGALRIAPDQWDWAPPADDEGWQMQADREKYRALLGR, encoded by the coding sequence ATGGCCGGGCACGAGACGCGGATGCTGCTCCTGGGAGCGGTCTCGATGTTCGCGCCAGTCAACGGCTACCAGATCCGCCGCGAGCTGCTCTCCTGGCACGTGGACGAGTGGGCCCACGTCAACCCCGGCTCGATCTACCACGGCCTCGCCACGCTGACCCGCCAGGAGCTGCTGGTCCGCACCGACCTGCTCGACGGGGCCCGCGAGGTCGCCGTCTACGAGATCACCGACGCGGGTCGCGCCGAGCTGCAACGGCTCCAGGTCGAGGCGCTGGAGCGGGTCGACCTGCACGACCGGGTGGCTTTCCAGGCGGCCTTCGGGATGCTCTCCAACCTCGGCACCGCCACGGCGGTCGGGGCCCTGCGTACCCGGGCGGCCGGGCTGGAGGGCCAGGTCGAGGCGCTCGCGGGCGACCAGCACTCCCCGTACGCCGGGCCGCCGCACGCGCGCCGCGGGCTGGTGCTGTGGCGCGAGCTGGCGATCGCCGAGCTGCTGTGGCTGCGCGGCGTGCTCGCAGACCTGGAGTCGGGTGCCCTGCGGATCGCGCCGGACCAGTGGGACTGGGCTCCGCCCGCGGACGATGAGGGCTGGCAGATGCAGGCCGACCGGGAGAAATATCGCGCGCTCCTGGGCCGCTGA